Below is a genomic region from Syntrophorhabdaceae bacterium.
TAGCCCTCAACAGGAAATCACTTGCAGATATGGCTGTCAATGATCCGGCCGGATTTGAGCAGGTCATCACCAAGGTCAGGGAAGCAATAGCCAAGTAGGGTGATTCTTGGATATCAGCGGGCTTAAGGATACAATCAGAAACGAGCTATCCACAGTAAAGAATATTGAAGACATCAAAAAAGTCAAAATATTCCTGCTCGGGAGAAAGGGTGTCTTTGCAGACTATCTTGATAAGCTCAAGGCCCTGGAGAAAGATTTGCGCAGAGACGCGGGCAAAGCGATCAACGATCTCAAGATCGTAACAGAGAATGAGATAAAAGAACTCGAAACCCGGTACGAAGAGCAAGAAAAAAGACAAAAAGAGGCGATGTCCTGGATTGATATCACTATGCCTGGTAAGACCCCTCTTATCGGAAGAAAACACCCCATTACCCAGACACTTGAAGAGATTACGAGGATATTCGTATCCATGGGGTTCTCCGTGGCCGAAGGCCCTGATATCGAGCGCGAATATTATAACTTCGAGGCGCTCAATATCCCGGCAGACCATCCCGCGCGGGACATGCAGGACACTTTTTATATCGCAAAGGGCACGGTACTCAGGACCCATACATCTCCCGTGCAGATACGGACCATGGAAGCACAACTCCCCCCGGTAAAGATTATTTCCCCCGGAGCGGTATACCGCTGTGACCATGATATATCGCATACGCCTATGTTCCATCAGGTCGAAGGACTGATGGTAGATAAACATGTCCGTTTTTCCGATCTCAAGGGAATCTTGACGATGTTTGTTCAGGAGATGTTCGGAAATGACACGCCTTTACGGTTCAGGCCGAGCTACTTTCCCTTCACCGAACCTTCGGCCGAAGTCGACATAGGCTGCGTTATATGCACCGGAAGAGGGTGCAGACTTTGTAAGGATACCGGCTGGCTCGAAATCCTGGGCTCAGGCATGGTTCATCCCCAGGTCTTCCGCAACGTGGGTTACGACCAGGAAGAGATAACAGGTTTTGCCTTCGGGATGGGGGTGGAGCGGATCGCCATGATTAAATTCGGTATCGATGACATCAGACAGTTCTACTATAACGACATCCGTTTTCTCTCTCAGTTTTGAGGTGTGTGATTGAAGATACCCTTTGAGTGGCTTCAGGAATTCGTGGTCATCGATATTGACCCCCAGGAACTGGCAAAGCGCCTGACGCTTCGGGGATTGGAGGTCGAATCGATTGAGAAGCTTTCCGCTTTTTTTGCGGGTGTTGTAGTAGGTGAAATCAAGAACATTGAAAAGCATCCCAACGCCGAGAACCTCTCGATTTGTACGATCGATGCGGGAAGCGAAGACCTGGTCATAGTCTGCGGCGCAAAAAACATTGCCAGGGGAGATAAAGTCCCTCTCGCTAAAGTCGGCGCCCGTCTTGCCCGGGATTTTGTAATCGAGCAGAAGAAACTGAGGGGCGTGGACTCTTACGGAATGCTCTGCTCCGAGAAGGAACTCGGTCTGTCTGACGACCACAGCGGCATCTTCATCCTCCCCAAAGAGGCGAGCGTAGGAAGTGAGCTTGCTCAGGAAAAATGGGTAAGCGACAGCGTGCTCGACATTAACGTGCCGCCTAACCGTGGAGATTGTCTCTCTGTTCTCGGTATTGCGCGGGAAGTTGCGAGTATCCTCAACCAGAAGGCCAAACTGCCCTCATTTAAGTTCGAATCGAATGGAAAAGAACAGGTCAAAGACCGGGTGGCCCTTGATATCAAAGACTTTGATGCCTGTCCCCGATACGTACTCAAGATAATCGAGGGTACCTCGATTATCACTTCTCCTTACTGGATGAGGAGCCGTCTTTTGAAATGCGGCATGAGACCGATCAGCTCTATCGTTGACGTGACGAATTACGTCATGCTCGAACTGGGCCAGCCCCTTCACGCCTTCGATTATGAGCGTATTCAAGACAGAAGGATTGAGGTGCGGCGGGCGGAACAGGCAAAGGTTTTCCGCACTCTCGATGGCATGGAGAGGAAGCTTGAAGCGGGAGATATCCTCATATGCGACGGCTCCGGGCCCGTGGCAGTGGCCGGCATTATGGGCGGCGAGAATTCTGAGATTACCGAAAGCACCCGGAACATCGCCCTGGAAAGCGCCTATTTCAACCCTCTGTATATCAGAAAGACCGCGCGGAGACTGGGTATACGATCCGAGGCCTCCCTGCGTTTTGAAAAAGGAATAGATATCGATAACGTCTTATTCGCTGCGGAGCGTGCTGTGTATCTCATGCGGGAAATTTCAGGAGGGGCGATTCTCAAGGGAGAGCGGGAGCTCTATGAAAAAAGAGAACCCAAAACAATGCTTGTCACCTATAGCGCTATCAATGGCCTCCTGGGTACGCATATCCGCGAGCAAGAGATTAACCGCGCCCTGCGTTCTATCGATCTGCACATAAAGGCGGAGGATGACGCCGGCCTCGTTGTGGCTGTGCCCCATTTCCGCCACGACATCAACGAGCCTGCGGACATCGTAGAGGAGATATCCAGGATACATGGATTCGAGCACATACCTGCCACGAGCCCGCTTACCGCGTTGCGATCTCACCAGAAGACAAAAAAGGATACCTTCCTTGAAATGACGCGAGACTATTTCCGGCTGGCGGGCTTTGACGAGATCATCAATTTTGCCTTTTTCAGCGCCAAAGATGCGGACAGCCTTTTGGTTTCCGAAACGGACGAGCGCAGACGCTTCGTGCCCATTGTAAATCCCATCTCCCGGGACTATAGCGTGATGAGGACATGTATGACGCCGGGAATGCTGAAAACCATTGCATACAACCTCAACCGCGGTGCAAAGAATTTGAGGCTTTTCGAGAAGGGCAAGGTCTTTTTCCAAGGTGAGGGTGACCGTCCCAGGGAGGAAACGGTGCTTTGCTTCGCAATGACCGGAAAGGAAAGAGATTTTTTCTGGAGAGAAAAGTATACAGACTACGATTTTTTTGATATAAAAGGGGTAATGGAAGGTATTATAGGTTCTTTCGGTATGCCTTGCGCGGCCGCGAGGAGCGGCGAGCCTTTTCTGCACCCGATGAGGGGCGCCGATATATATATAGACGATATCAAGGTCGGATGGATCGGCGAGATTCGGGATGATGTACTGAAAACCTTTGAAATTGAACAAAGTATTTATTGTGCTGAACTCAATTTTGATATAATCTTACATAAAGGGAATGTTAAGGTGCAGTACAAGCCGATACCGCGGTATCCTCAGGTGACACGGGATTTTTCGTTCTATATCGACGATGCCATCCCTATCACGTCACTTGTGGAGAGCATCAAGAAACTTTCACCGCTGATCACGTCGGTGGGCATATTCGACATGTTCAGAAAGGAAACGCGAAGTGTTGCCTTCCGGGTTGTTTTTCAGTCTTTCGAAGATACGCTCAAAGACGAAACGGTGAACGGTTTACAACAGGGGATCATTCAAGAACTTTCAAAAATAGATGGGATTTCCTTGAGGACATAAGGAGGGCACATGACCAAGATCGACATTGTTACAAATCTCTATGAAAAACTCGGGTTTTCAAAAAGAGAATGCGCTCACATCGTGGACAGGTTCTTTGAGATCATCAAGGATACCCTTGCGCAGGATGAGAATGTAAAGATCTCCGGGTTTGGAAATTTCTTCGTAAGAAAGAAAAAGGCTCGGAGGGGCAGAAACCCGCAAACGGGCCAGGAGATCAAGATTACCGAGCGCAAGGTATTGAGTTTTAGGCTGAGCCAGGTCCTGAAAGATGAGATAAATAGCGCAAGGCAGCAATGAACAGTAAAGAGATACCCGACAGAGTGTTCTACAGGATCAAAGAGGTCTGCAACCTCACAGGCCTGAAACCTCATGTGCTCAGGTATTGGGAACAGGAGTTCAAAGACATCAAGCCCGTGAAAAGCCCGACGGGTCAAAGATTATATAAAAAGAAAGACCTCGACATTATATTCACCATAAAGAAACTACTCCACGAAAAGAGGTTCACTATAGACGGCGCCAAACAGTATCTGGCAAACCACAAGAAGATTCTGAACGAGATACGTGAAGAATTGACAGAAATCGTAACCTTGTTGAAGAAGGAGGACAGGCAATGAGAAAATGCTCTATCGGATGTCTCTCGCTTATCCTTTTGATCCTTTGTTCCTGCTCCGCCGGCCCCGTCTATATTGCAAAGAATGAATCACAGGCCATAAAGCACGTGTATAGTGACCCAAGCCTGCAGAAACTTTACGAGGCGAACGTAGATCTCTTGGGAGACATATATGTCAGGTACTCGGCGTCCCACGTAGCCATTGTTCCCGATGGTATCGGGTTTACGCCGCTCAATGACCAGAACAACCAGAGGCTTCAATACCTCGCGGTAAATGTGAGACCCTCCGAGCTATACTTTGACGGGAGTTCCACCAAGGCTGAAAACAGGTTTTCGTACGCGCTTCAACAGGTCCCGCGCTATATGAAACTCATCAAGAGCAAAGACCTGGACAGGGAGGGCGTGCAAGGGCTTGCATTCGGTCTGTACTGGCCCGTGAGAGATTTTTCCCAGTGTCAGGAGTATGGCGGCTATATAGAATACCTCCAAGTCTACCTGGAAAAGGGTGACGCTCAGGATGTGCTTGACGGACGAAGGGACTATATAGACGCCCTTACGAACGCGGAGGTGATCACGAGCCTGGGACTTCAGCCTGCACGGAATGTAAGACCCGTCTTCTGATATCGCGTCTTTATTCTCCGCCGAAAATTCTCATATTCTTTCCACACGCTCCGTGAGGTCCCATCGAACGGAGGCTATCATGAATCT
It encodes:
- a CDS encoding integration host factor subunit alpha, translating into MTKIDIVTNLYEKLGFSKRECAHIVDRFFEIIKDTLAQDENVKISGFGNFFVRKKKARRGRNPQTGQEIKITERKVLSFRLSQVLKDEINSARQQ
- the pheT gene encoding phenylalanine--tRNA ligase subunit beta; the encoded protein is MKIPFEWLQEFVVIDIDPQELAKRLTLRGLEVESIEKLSAFFAGVVVGEIKNIEKHPNAENLSICTIDAGSEDLVIVCGAKNIARGDKVPLAKVGARLARDFVIEQKKLRGVDSYGMLCSEKELGLSDDHSGIFILPKEASVGSELAQEKWVSDSVLDINVPPNRGDCLSVLGIAREVASILNQKAKLPSFKFESNGKEQVKDRVALDIKDFDACPRYVLKIIEGTSIITSPYWMRSRLLKCGMRPISSIVDVTNYVMLELGQPLHAFDYERIQDRRIEVRRAEQAKVFRTLDGMERKLEAGDILICDGSGPVAVAGIMGGENSEITESTRNIALESAYFNPLYIRKTARRLGIRSEASLRFEKGIDIDNVLFAAERAVYLMREISGGAILKGERELYEKREPKTMLVTYSAINGLLGTHIREQEINRALRSIDLHIKAEDDAGLVVAVPHFRHDINEPADIVEEISRIHGFEHIPATSPLTALRSHQKTKKDTFLEMTRDYFRLAGFDEIINFAFFSAKDADSLLVSETDERRRFVPIVNPISRDYSVMRTCMTPGMLKTIAYNLNRGAKNLRLFEKGKVFFQGEGDRPREETVLCFAMTGKERDFFWREKYTDYDFFDIKGVMEGIIGSFGMPCAAARSGEPFLHPMRGADIYIDDIKVGWIGEIRDDVLKTFEIEQSIYCAELNFDIILHKGNVKVQYKPIPRYPQVTRDFSFYIDDAIPITSLVESIKKLSPLITSVGIFDMFRKETRSVAFRVVFQSFEDTLKDETVNGLQQGIIQELSKIDGISLRT
- a CDS encoding MerR family transcriptional regulator; this encodes MNSKEIPDRVFYRIKEVCNLTGLKPHVLRYWEQEFKDIKPVKSPTGQRLYKKKDLDIIFTIKKLLHEKRFTIDGAKQYLANHKKILNEIREELTEIVTLLKKEDRQ
- the pheS gene encoding phenylalanine--tRNA ligase subunit alpha, which gives rise to MDISGLKDTIRNELSTVKNIEDIKKVKIFLLGRKGVFADYLDKLKALEKDLRRDAGKAINDLKIVTENEIKELETRYEEQEKRQKEAMSWIDITMPGKTPLIGRKHPITQTLEEITRIFVSMGFSVAEGPDIEREYYNFEALNIPADHPARDMQDTFYIAKGTVLRTHTSPVQIRTMEAQLPPVKIISPGAVYRCDHDISHTPMFHQVEGLMVDKHVRFSDLKGILTMFVQEMFGNDTPLRFRPSYFPFTEPSAEVDIGCVICTGRGCRLCKDTGWLEILGSGMVHPQVFRNVGYDQEEITGFAFGMGVERIAMIKFGIDDIRQFYYNDIRFLSQF